A single region of the Sphingobium sp. TKS genome encodes:
- a CDS encoding right-handed parallel beta-helix repeat-containing protein, with protein MRLFSAVLLLSAAAVAATALAQGVASPFTVAESGRSYATLSDAIKAIGNGRGTILVAPGSYAQCAVQQGGDLTIRAQKPGTAILDGVACEEKAALVLRGRSSAIDGLIFQNLRVPDGNGAGIRLESGNLTVANSLFRNSEEGILTGDAPGNSVQIDKSTFRHLGRCDRDLACAHGIYVGRYASLTVTRSRFDQGDGGHYLKTRTPRVTITDNSFDDSAGRLTNYMIDLSNGASGTISGNEMVQGKDKDNYSAFITVAPEGREQDSANLSIANNSASFVSGLQRSSSFVANFTDDAVKIGPNRLASGIKVTDRR; from the coding sequence ATGCGCCTCTTCTCGGCCGTCCTGCTCCTGTCCGCCGCCGCGGTGGCGGCAACCGCGCTGGCGCAGGGCGTCGCCTCGCCCTTCACCGTGGCCGAAAGCGGGCGCAGCTATGCGACGCTCAGCGATGCGATCAAGGCGATCGGCAATGGCCGCGGCACCATATTGGTGGCGCCCGGCAGCTACGCCCAGTGCGCGGTGCAGCAGGGCGGCGACCTTACAATCCGCGCGCAGAAACCCGGCACCGCGATCCTCGACGGGGTGGCGTGCGAGGAAAAGGCCGCGCTTGTCCTGCGTGGCCGGTCGAGCGCGATCGACGGCCTCATCTTCCAGAATCTGCGCGTGCCCGACGGCAATGGCGCGGGCATCCGGCTGGAAAGCGGCAATCTGACCGTCGCCAACAGCCTGTTCCGCAACAGCGAGGAAGGCATTTTGACGGGCGATGCGCCCGGCAACAGCGTGCAGATCGACAAATCGACCTTCCGCCATCTGGGCCGCTGCGACCGTGACCTCGCCTGCGCGCACGGCATTTATGTGGGCCGTTATGCCAGTCTGACCGTCACCCGTTCGCGCTTCGATCAGGGGGATGGCGGCCATTATCTCAAAACACGGACGCCGCGCGTCACCATCACCGACAACAGCTTCGACGACAGCGCGGGGCGGCTCACCAACTACATGATCGATCTGTCCAATGGGGCCAGCGGCACGATCAGCGGCAATGAAATGGTGCAGGGCAAGGATAAGGACAATTACAGCGCCTTCATCACTGTCGCGCCTGAAGGCCGAGAGCAGGACAGCGCCAATCTCTCCATCGCCAACAACAGCGCCTCCTTCGTGTCGGGGCTCCAGCGCAGCAGCAGCTTCGTCGCCAATTTCACCGACGATGCGGTGAAGATCGGCCCGAACCGGCTGGCGAGCGGCATAAAGGTCACGGATCGGCGCTGA
- a CDS encoding helix-turn-helix domain-containing protein, with product MAKDRPVYMGPRLRRLRRELGLTQADMAADLEISASYVALLERNQRPLTADMLLRLARTYKMDMSELAGDGGAEQTARLQAVLKDPMFADIDLPTLATGDVAVNYPGITEALLRLHTAYREEQLALADRDAGSTGMEGEDAAEAPDPVAESRRFLGARRNSFPLLDDAGEKLGQEVEAAGGLSGWLKTKHNLRVRRLPSDVMAGSMRRLDRHRDAVLLDDALDGASTQFQLALQIAYLEMRRDFDAVLKDGQFASESGRRLTRRALASYGAAAILMPYTAFAKAVEARRYDVEALARQFGTSFEQTAHRLTTLQKPGQERVPFFFLRVDHAGNVSKRLDSAGFPFARHGGSCPLWSVHHAFERPRELLTQWLELPDGQRFFSIARTVTAGGGGWGVPKIERAIALCCAAEHAHRLIYTAGETPSEPTPIGVTCRLCHRSQCMARSAPPIGRDMLPEDFRRTHAPFGFADG from the coding sequence ATGGCCAAGGATCGTCCGGTTTACATGGGGCCGCGCCTGCGCAGGCTGCGCCGCGAGCTGGGCCTGACCCAGGCGGACATGGCGGCGGATCTGGAGATTTCCGCCAGCTATGTCGCCCTGCTGGAGCGCAACCAGCGGCCCTTGACCGCCGACATGCTGCTGCGCCTCGCCCGCACATACAAGATGGACATGAGCGAACTGGCGGGCGACGGCGGCGCGGAGCAGACGGCGCGTTTGCAGGCGGTGCTGAAGGATCCGATGTTCGCGGACATCGACCTGCCCACGCTGGCGACCGGGGATGTTGCGGTCAATTATCCCGGCATTACCGAAGCCCTGTTGCGGTTGCACACCGCCTATCGCGAGGAGCAACTTGCGCTGGCCGACAGAGATGCGGGATCAACGGGCATGGAGGGGGAGGATGCCGCCGAAGCGCCCGATCCCGTGGCCGAATCCCGGCGCTTTCTGGGTGCGCGGCGGAACAGCTTTCCCCTGCTGGACGATGCCGGGGAAAAGCTGGGTCAAGAGGTCGAGGCGGCGGGCGGCCTCTCCGGCTGGCTGAAGACAAAGCATAATCTGCGCGTCCGGCGCTTGCCTTCGGATGTCATGGCGGGGTCGATGCGGCGGCTGGACCGGCATCGCGACGCGGTGCTGCTGGACGATGCGCTGGACGGGGCGAGCACGCAATTCCAACTGGCGCTGCAAATCGCCTATCTGGAGATGCGCCGCGATTTCGACGCGGTGCTGAAGGATGGCCAATTCGCCAGCGAAAGCGGCCGGAGGCTGACCCGGCGGGCGCTCGCCAGCTATGGCGCGGCGGCGATCCTGATGCCCTATACCGCCTTCGCCAAGGCGGTGGAGGCGCGACGTTATGACGTGGAGGCGCTGGCCCGGCAGTTCGGCACGAGCTTCGAGCAGACCGCGCACCGCCTCACCACGCTGCAAAAGCCGGGACAGGAGCGCGTTCCCTTCTTCTTCCTGCGTGTCGATCATGCGGGCAATGTCAGCAAGAGGCTGGACAGCGCAGGCTTTCCCTTTGCCCGCCATGGCGGTTCATGCCCGCTCTGGTCGGTGCATCACGCCTTTGAGCGTCCCAGGGAATTGCTGACGCAATGGCTGGAATTGCCGGACGGGCAGCGCTTCTTTTCGATCGCACGGACGGTGACGGCGGGCGGCGGCGGCTGGGGCGTGCCGAAGATCGAGCGGGCGATCGCGCTATGCTGCGCGGCGGAACATGCCCATCGGCTGATATATACGGCGGGCGAAACGCCGTCCGAACCAACCCCGATCGGCGTCACTTGCCGCCTGTGCCATCGCAGCCAGTGCATGGCGCGATCCGCCCCGCCGATCGGGCGCGACATGCTGCCGGAGGATTTCCGGCGGACTCACGCGCCTTTCGGCTTTGCGGACGGGTAA
- a CDS encoding isocitrate lyase, producing MTYQQEITKAGTAIEGQGHWDGIAAESVARMRLQNRFHTGLDIARYTAGIMRRDMAAYDADPANYTQSLGCWHGFIGQQKMISIKKHFGTTKGRYLYLSGWMVAALRSEFGPLPDQSMHEKTSVPALIEELYTFLKQADARELGMMFRDLDAAREAGDEVKAQKIQHDIDNYETHVVPIVADIDAGFGNAEATYLLAKKFIEAGACCIQIENQVSDEKQCGHQDGKVTVPHEDFIAKIRAVRYAFLELGIDDGIIVARTDSLGAGLTKQIAYSKEDGDLGDQYNSFLDVEEVTDINSLRGDVVLAREGKLFRPKRLPSNLFQFRSGTGEDRCVLDCITSLQNGADLLWIETEKPHIQQIAGMVDRIREVVPNAKLVYNNSPSFNWTLNFRQQVFDSWAAEGKDVSAYDRAKLMSADYDATDLGREADEKIRTFQKDAAARAGIFHHLITLPTYHTAALSTDNLAKEYFGEAGMLGYVEGVQRKEIRQGIACVKHQNMSGSDIGDDHKEYFAGEAALKAGGVHNTMNQFAA from the coding sequence ATGACCTACCAACAGGAAATCACGAAGGCTGGCACCGCCATCGAGGGCCAGGGCCATTGGGACGGCATCGCGGCCGAATCGGTCGCTCGCATGCGCCTCCAGAACCGTTTCCACACCGGCCTCGACATCGCGCGCTACACCGCCGGGATCATGCGCCGCGACATGGCGGCCTATGATGCCGATCCGGCCAATTATACCCAGTCGCTGGGTTGCTGGCACGGTTTCATCGGTCAGCAGAAGATGATCAGCATCAAGAAGCATTTCGGCACGACCAAGGGCCGCTATCTATACCTGTCCGGCTGGATGGTCGCGGCGCTGCGCAGCGAATTCGGCCCGCTGCCCGACCAGTCGATGCACGAAAAGACCAGCGTTCCTGCGCTGATCGAGGAACTCTACACCTTCCTCAAGCAGGCCGACGCCCGCGAGTTGGGCATGATGTTCCGCGATCTGGATGCCGCCCGCGAGGCCGGTGATGAGGTCAAGGCGCAGAAGATTCAGCACGACATCGACAATTACGAAACCCATGTCGTTCCGATCGTCGCGGACATCGACGCCGGGTTCGGCAATGCCGAGGCGACCTATCTGCTCGCCAAGAAGTTCATCGAGGCGGGCGCCTGCTGCATCCAGATCGAGAACCAGGTCTCGGACGAAAAGCAGTGCGGCCATCAGGACGGCAAGGTCACCGTGCCGCATGAGGACTTCATCGCGAAGATCCGCGCTGTCCGCTACGCCTTCCTGGAGCTGGGCATCGATGACGGCATCATCGTCGCGCGCACCGACTCGCTGGGCGCAGGCCTGACCAAGCAGATCGCCTACAGCAAGGAAGATGGCGACCTGGGCGACCAGTATAACAGCTTCCTCGATGTCGAAGAGGTGACGGACATCAACAGCCTGCGCGGCGATGTCGTTCTGGCTCGTGAGGGCAAGCTGTTCCGTCCGAAGCGCTTGCCGTCGAACCTCTTCCAGTTCCGCTCCGGCACCGGCGAGGACCGTTGCGTTCTCGACTGCATCACCTCGCTCCAGAACGGCGCGGACCTGCTGTGGATCGAAACCGAAAAGCCGCACATCCAGCAGATCGCAGGCATGGTCGACCGCATCCGCGAAGTCGTGCCCAATGCGAAGCTGGTCTACAACAACTCGCCCAGCTTCAACTGGACGCTGAACTTCCGTCAGCAGGTGTTCGATAGCTGGGCTGCCGAGGGCAAGGACGTCAGCGCCTATGACCGGGCGAAGCTGATGAGCGCGGACTATGACGCGACCGATCTGGGCCGGGAGGCCGATGAGAAGATCCGCACCTTCCAGAAGGATGCGGCGGCGCGGGCCGGCATCTTCCATCACCTCATCACCCTGCCGACCTATCACACGGCTGCCTTGTCGACCGACAATCTGGCCAAGGAATATTTCGGTGAGGCGGGCATGCTCGGCTATGTCGAGGGCGTCCAGCGCAAGGAAATCCGCCAGGGCATCGCTTGCGTCAAGCACCAGAACATGTCGGGCTCTGACATTGGTGACGATCACAAGGAATATTTCGCGGGTGAAGCGGCGCTGAAGGCTGGCGGCGTGCACAACACGATGAATCAGTTTGCGGCCTAA
- a CDS encoding glutathione S-transferase family protein — protein sequence MSYALITANRNYSSWSLRPWVLMKVLGIPFTDRMEPFAAAENYAAFREFSPTGQVPVLIDGDRTAWDSLGITLYLADRHPGVWPQEAAARAWAQCAVAEMHSGFAALRNDCPMNVGVRVEPHLPSPALNRNIARLTELWGEGLSRFGGPFLAGDGFTAVDAFYAPVVFRVRTYGLDVGPVAMAWVDLMLALPALREWESAALAETWREESHEAEVGATGRIVEDHRAATLSMPHFPSR from the coding sequence ATGTCCTACGCCCTCATCACCGCCAACCGGAATTATTCGAGCTGGTCGCTGCGCCCCTGGGTGCTGATGAAGGTGCTGGGCATTCCGTTCACCGACCGGATGGAGCCTTTCGCCGCCGCTGAAAATTACGCGGCCTTTCGTGAGTTTTCGCCAACGGGTCAGGTGCCGGTGCTGATCGACGGCGACCGGACCGCCTGGGATTCGCTCGGCATCACCCTTTATCTGGCGGACCGCCATCCCGGCGTCTGGCCGCAGGAAGCGGCTGCGCGGGCCTGGGCGCAATGCGCCGTCGCGGAAATGCACAGCGGCTTTGCCGCGCTGCGCAACGATTGTCCGATGAATGTCGGGGTGCGGGTGGAACCGCATCTGCCTTCGCCCGCGCTCAACCGGAACATCGCCCGGCTAACCGAATTGTGGGGGGAGGGGCTGTCCCGTTTCGGCGGGCCTTTTCTGGCCGGGGACGGCTTTACCGCCGTCGACGCTTTTTACGCGCCAGTGGTGTTCCGGGTGCGGACCTATGGGCTGGACGTCGGGCCGGTCGCCATGGCCTGGGTCGATCTTATGCTGGCGCTGCCTGCCTTGCGCGAATGGGAAAGCGCGGCGCTGGCCGAAACATGGCGCGAGGAAAGCCATGAAGCGGAAGTCGGCGCCACCGGGCGCATCGTGGAGGATCATCGCGCCGCCACTCTTTCGATGCCGCATTTTCCAAGCCGTTGA